Below is a genomic region from Nilaparvata lugens isolate BPH chromosome 3, ASM1435652v1, whole genome shotgun sequence.
AGATCATTAATATATACTAAGAAAAGCAAAGGTCCTAGTACGGATCCTTGAGGGACTCCATTTGGGACTAAAGCATATGAAGAAGATTTAGCGGACAATTTATCTCTCACACATTGTTGCCTATTATAAAGGTATGAGCTGAACCATTTTAGAGCGGTGCCATGTATTCCATAATAGCTTAACTTTTTCAGTAATATCTCGTgattcacacaatcaaaagcttttgacaggTCACAGAAGATGCTAGCAGCATGTTGCGACcaacatataattatataattataattatataatatataaaggaGGGTCCCTGCAAGGTAGAAAAACCTGTGCGCAGAGGCCCAGTGTTGAAGatttttacatatttgtttaGCAAAAAAGATTCttagattgaaataaaatttttctaaaaaaatcaatttttgataaagttattcaatttaccaaaaatagctcaacaaaaagttatttttaataaatttaataactttctcaagaatttatattttcagaaaatttttgttttactagatcaacattaccatgaagaatcaatcctctaaATCCCGTGGATTTATCTttaaccgaatttgaaatgttctgtcccaaaaatttaaactttaggcgctcatatctcaaaaagtaatgatcggaaaaaaatgttttcctgagaaaacgttttcattttgatagcttgatgatatacgaatcgaaaaactttgaaaaatatcagcagtagaaagtttatttttagcctttgcgcAGCCTTAACAATAAACTAagatttcctattttttaaaaatattttatacgCGTGTAGGTGAAATATACTCACTTGATAATTGGCTAACTTCTTTATTAGCTCGttctttttcttcatttgaCTTTTCTAATAGCATTTTATAATGCTTTCTAAATTCGTCTGTCTTTTCAGCAATTTCTATTGCAGTTTTTGAAGTGCAACTAACCTCTTCCTGCACCTTTTCTAGCATACATATTCGACTGAAAACGAAAAAAgaccaattttattatttttaaattttccaagaaatCTTTATGTCCGATTTCACCAAGTttggtcaagacatttgaacatggtcgAATAGGGGGCAGTATACAACGAGTGCACTAACACATTATTTCTATCATGACAATAGTTACTGTAGATAACTCCAATGCATACCCAGTTTAATCATGTTCGAGGAGCATGGAGAAACCGGACATATTAGGGAGAAAAATTATGACAGAGagcaaaataattttcaatgacaAACTTATTAGCATTAAGATTCAATGACAATATATTAGATATAAGAAACATAATGTTAACgactattgaaaaaataatgacaaaAGAAACTTACTCTCGTAGTTTGGTGATAGTTTCTTCAATTCTAGATTTGACAATCTGATTAGTATCTTTCTTGGTATTATTTCTTTTCACTAATTTCttcaattcttcattttctgcagttaatctatcaatttcggcctataatattatatgacaAGATACATAGAGAGGAATATTATGAGTaatgaaaaaaatggaataacTCACTGAAATTTTGTCCATAAATTATcaggaatttattgaaaaatgacaTACTgtacatgtttcaacacctatgatgtagaaaaaaattgtgaaagtAAGTAGATGAAAATGTGACAGTGGATATTActtattcaaacaatattttctGAAACATGAATATCCctgattgttttttgaagtatagattttatttgtatcattaatttataaattaattcgTCAATGTTCAGCATCTAAATCTGTATGCTcaacaattaaaattaatacagTAAGTTACTATATAATTTCAccttttgataaataatttcttaatatttaaactGCTAAAGATATGACTAAGAAGGATTattaaaaagaagaaaaaatagtaACAAAAATGTTgcacaatgttttcaattttatggaTTAAGTCCCTAATTTTCTATTGAATGTCACCCTACATATTACAATACATACCAAATCATATAAACgtgaatattgatattgaataaaGCAGACAATACAAAGTGAATATTACATAAACTTACTTGTTGAGCTGAAGCTTGACATTTGTAAGCATCCGATGTTTTGATAGCTATTTCCAGTTTCATACTATTTTGTGCCCAGCTATCTCTGAACGTGGACCATTCGTCTTCACGTTGTCTTGATATCGATTTCATTTCATCCAATTGCTGCTCAAGAAATTGCTTCTCATGACCCATTTTCTCAAGTTCCTGATGTAATTCCATATTCTTGTTTACTAGCGTTTGACTTTCGATTTTCATCTCCTTAATCACAGcctataaaatagaaaaataactaTGACTACTATAATCTACTAGACTTACTTCATACTATATTTAactaaattatattatgatcATATTTAACGGATAGGCACGTtaagctgtcggtcccggctgaagtatgtgacagtcgtaaggcccattgacggcttaaattatatattcaggaggtgggaccttcccgtaagggactccccaccaacaaaagccatacgaatttactttactttcaCTTCATACTTCTTTTCTTAGTTTTAACTAGTGAACCCctggttggagaactcgctcatgaactgttg
It encodes:
- the LOC111051460 gene encoding chromosome partition protein Smc isoform X1, encoding MKDFNCDEFMADADLQRFVEKNNEALMELQSKRAVIKEMKIESQTLVNKNMELHQELEKMGHEKQFLEQQLDEMKSISRQREDEWSTFRDSWAQNSMKLEIAIKTSDAYKCQASAQQAEIDRLTAENEELKKLVKRNNTKKDTNQIVKSRIEETITKLRDRICMLEKVQEEVSCTSKTAIEIAEKTDEFRKHYKMLLEKSNEEKERANKEVSQLSMELAKLTLPVNSEYMIIDSVDENALLSFSTEKFKSQLTEKFDARFDTIDNEISVYENIKALRDSEKDAQEKIKRLELISKQTEEKLKCIESERKKELVDKECQIDYDFKEETPVEMVDSDAADADIKSEDN